From the genome of Haloarcula limicola, one region includes:
- a CDS encoding methyl-accepting chemotaxis protein, translating into MFPRDLASLFGDDDESNDSKRVETDGGQTTAVTTGVPGDGHDRNPDTEAIVGDAFDQLRDELDEETHETIAAVERELRAELATAGAGDRATEVAAETASAAAADDPPIDFHDVLHHVGTPLFILDADGEIVTWNRSLTALTGVGEDDAKSMEMASMAFYPDSRRGKTLADKVLDAPERTHLEYDVPKVEDAEFTLYRDTSVMQDQHGEERHISFSAAPLYADGEVVAVVEMVQDRTDDARRHEAVSDLVGELEATMTAMGRGNLGARASFDDEEGREYVDDALLDVVDALNEMADQFDRLTGQVDTQTANLASAIDQTASAARTVERQVAEQADALDTAADNVQNVSAGMQQVAATSSEVASAAERALAAAEDGADASEAVHEVTDGLTETSESLVDSVTDLESRMDGVSDVAEVIADVAEQTNMLALNANIEAARAGESGSGFAVVADEVKTLANETSDHAAEISDSIDTIQAQATETAEMVDDSHEQVERAETEIQAALDALDEITTAVEAATSGIQEVADANGGQASAIEDITTMIEDAKVHAEEAEAATEEIVSATDQQSEAVADLANDVADLTDDARR; encoded by the coding sequence ATGTTCCCCAGAGACCTGGCCTCGTTGTTCGGAGACGACGATGAATCGAACGACAGTAAACGGGTAGAGACCGACGGCGGTCAGACGACGGCGGTTACCACAGGGGTACCGGGGGACGGCCACGATCGGAACCCGGACACCGAGGCGATCGTCGGCGATGCGTTCGACCAGTTACGGGACGAACTCGACGAGGAGACACACGAGACCATCGCGGCGGTCGAGCGCGAGCTGCGGGCCGAACTGGCGACGGCGGGTGCCGGCGATCGAGCGACCGAGGTCGCAGCAGAGACGGCTTCCGCGGCGGCGGCCGACGACCCGCCGATAGATTTCCACGACGTTCTCCATCACGTCGGCACGCCGCTGTTCATCCTCGACGCGGACGGCGAGATCGTGACGTGGAACCGCTCGCTGACCGCGCTCACCGGGGTCGGAGAGGACGACGCCAAGTCGATGGAGATGGCCAGCATGGCGTTCTATCCGGATAGCCGCCGCGGGAAGACGCTCGCCGACAAGGTGCTCGACGCGCCCGAGCGGACCCACCTCGAGTACGACGTGCCGAAAGTCGAGGACGCGGAGTTCACGCTGTACCGGGACACGAGCGTCATGCAGGACCAGCACGGCGAGGAGCGGCACATCTCCTTCAGCGCGGCGCCGCTGTACGCCGACGGCGAGGTCGTCGCCGTCGTGGAGATGGTTCAGGACCGGACCGACGACGCCCGTCGGCACGAGGCGGTGTCCGACCTCGTCGGGGAGCTCGAAGCCACGATGACCGCGATGGGACGGGGGAACCTCGGCGCTCGCGCGTCGTTCGACGACGAGGAGGGGAGAGAGTACGTCGACGACGCGCTGTTGGACGTCGTCGACGCGCTCAACGAGATGGCCGACCAGTTCGACCGCCTGACCGGACAGGTCGACACGCAGACGGCGAACCTCGCGAGTGCCATCGACCAGACGGCGTCGGCCGCTCGAACCGTCGAGCGACAGGTCGCCGAACAGGCCGACGCGCTGGACACGGCCGCCGACAACGTGCAGAACGTCAGCGCCGGGATGCAGCAGGTCGCCGCCACGTCGAGCGAGGTCGCCAGCGCGGCGGAGCGCGCGCTCGCCGCGGCCGAGGACGGGGCCGACGCCAGCGAGGCGGTCCACGAGGTGACCGACGGTCTCACCGAGACGAGCGAGTCGCTCGTCGACAGCGTCACCGACCTCGAATCGCGGATGGACGGGGTCAGCGATGTGGCGGAGGTCATCGCCGACGTCGCGGAGCAGACGAACATGCTCGCGCTGAACGCCAATATCGAAGCCGCCCGGGCGGGCGAGAGCGGGAGCGGGTTCGCCGTCGTCGCCGACGAGGTGAAGACGCTGGCGAACGAGACGAGCGACCACGCCGCCGAGATATCCGACAGCATCGACACCATCCAGGCCCAGGCGACGGAGACGGCCGAGATGGTCGACGACTCGCACGAGCAGGTCGAACGGGCCGAGACCGAGATCCAGGCGGCGCTGGACGCGCTCGACGAGATAACGACCGCCGTGGAGGCGGCCACGTCCGGCATCCAGGAGGTCGCCGACGCGAACGGGGGACAGGCGAGCGCCATCGAGGACATCACGACGATGATAGAGGACGCGAAAGTCCACGCCGAGGAGGCGGAAGCGGCGACCGAGGAGATCGTCTCCGCGACGGACCAGCAGTCCGAGGCGGTGGCGGACCTCGCGAACGACGTCGCGGACCTCACCGACGACGCGCGACGGTGA